A single window of Vigna unguiculata cultivar IT97K-499-35 chromosome 1, ASM411807v1, whole genome shotgun sequence DNA harbors:
- the LOC114193213 gene encoding protein FLX-like 2 codes for MGSKGRMPPPPHLRRSIPPGPAAMPHPLAAPFDLLPPPQVLEQKLASQHAEMQRLATENQRLAATHGALRQELAAAQHELQMLHALVAGLKGEREQQVRAQLEKISKMESEAQSSEGVKMELQQARGEAQNLVLSRDELVSKAQQLTQELQRVHTDVVQIPALISELECLRQEYQHCRATFDYEKKLYNDHLESLQVMEKNYVSMSREVEKLRAELTNTANVDRRSSGPYGGTSGTNENEASGLPVGQNAYEDGYSIMQGRGPLPAGSGGGGSATTLSSAGAQPGPTPAGTGYDPPRGPSYGASAGPNYDAQRGVTYDTQRLTGYDAFRGGSAYDSKRGAIFDNQRSSYDPQRGSGYDMQRGPGYDSSRPVGYESQSRGVGGPHGHAPPMNNMPYGSTTPPARSGGGYETTRGVNPNRR; via the exons ATGGGAAGCAAAGGCCGCATGCCCCCGCCCCCGCACCTGCGGCGGTCGATCCCGCCGGGTCCCGCCGCGATGCCGCACCCGCTTGCGGCACCATTCGATCTACTCCCGCCGCCGCAGGTGTTGGAGCAGAAGCTAGCGTCGCAGCACGCGGAGATGCAGCGCCTGGCGACGGAGAACCAGCGGCTCGCAGCGACGCACGGAGCGCTGAGACAGGAGCTAGCGGCGGCGCAGCACGAGTTGCAGATGCTCCACGCCCTCGTGGCAGGGCTGAAGGGGGAGCGGGAGCAGCAGGTGCGCGCGCAGTTGGAGAAGATCTCGAAGATGGAGAGCGAGGCTCAGAGCTCAGAGGGCGTGAAGATGGAGCTGCAGCAGGCTCGCGGGGAGGCGCAGAACCTTGTTTTGTCGAGGGATGAACTTGTTTCAAAAGCGCAACAGTTGACTCAGGAACTGCAGAGGGTTCATACTGATGTTGTTCAGATCCCCGCGCTTATCTCTGAGCTTGAATGCCTCAGACAGGAGTATCAGCATTGCAG AGCCACATTTgactatgaaaaaaaattatacaatgatCACCTTGAGTCACTCCAGGTGATGGAAAAAAACTATGTTTCTATGAGTAGGGAAGTGGAAAAACTTCGAGCCGAGCTTACAAACACGGCTAATGTGGATCGGAGAAGTA GTGGGCCATATGGTGGCACCTCTGGAACTAACGAGAACGAGGCTTCTGGTCTTCCTGTGGGACAAaatgcttatgaagatggttaTTCTATTATGCAG GGACGTGGTCCCCTCCCTGCCGGCAGTGGGGGTGGTGGCAGTGCTACTACACTTTCTTCTGCTGGAGCTCAACCTGGTCCAACTCCTGCAGGGACTGGTTATGATCCTCCCAGAGGACCTAGCTATGGTGCATCTGCTGGACCTAATTATGACGCACAAAGGGGTGTTACTTACGACACACAAAGGCTGACTGGTTACGATGCCTTTAGAGGAGGATCAGCATACGATTCCAAGAGAGGGGCAATTTTTGATAATCAAAGAAGTTCCTATGATCCACAGAGAGGTTCGGGATATGATATGCAGAGAGGACCTGGTTACGATTCATCGAGACCAGTTGGCTATGAATCGCAGTCAAGAGGGGTTGGTGGTCCTCATGGACATGCTCCACCGATGAACAATATGCCGTATGGATCCACAACACCGCCTGCTCGTAGTGGAGGTGGATATGAAACTACTCGAGGTGTAAACCCCAATAGGAGATGA
- the LOC114194976 gene encoding uncharacterized protein LOC114194976 yields MMKRCEMVFERTRGGCKEHPHDKQSPGVCSSCLREKLSQLYSTNPIIDPLCFSPQSPASPHQSFSSGRGGGHRKPRFRRNASLVAAESGSSAQGLNLKKSKSHAFGSKSRGRERDVSGRKKDGFWSKVLKLKKRDTRDSIFTSKTST; encoded by the coding sequence ATGATGAAACGTTGCGAAATGGTGTTTGAAAGAACAAGAGGAGGGTGCAAGGAGCACCCACACGATAAGCAATCACCTGGTGTTTGTTCCTCTTGTTTGAGGGAAAAACTGTCGCAGTTATACAGCACCAACCCTATTATTGACCCTCTTTGTTTTTCTCCACAATCGCCTGCTTCTCCTCATCAATCTTTTTCTTCGGGTCGCGGTGGTGGCCACCGTAAACCACGGTTCCGGCGAAACGCTTCGCTGGTGGCGGCGGAATCTGGTTCGAGCGCGCAGGGCTTGAATTTGAAGAAGAGCAAGTCGCATGCGTTTGGGTCGAAGAgcagagggagagagagggatgTGAGTGGAAGGAAGAAAGATGGGTTTTGGTCAAAGGTGCTCAAGCTCAAGAAAAGAGACACAAGAGACTCCATCTTCACTTCTAAGACCTCAACATAA